In Notamacropus eugenii isolate mMacEug1 chromosome 1, mMacEug1.pri_v2, whole genome shotgun sequence, one genomic interval encodes:
- the LOC140521164 gene encoding olfactory receptor 1f45-like codes for MDKGNQTIVSEFLLLGLSSQPEQQRILFWLFLCVYLIILIGNMLIMLAIGLDARLHSPMYVFLANLSFVDICFSSVTIPKMLVNHIMRSNSISYLECMMQMYFFITFANMDGFLLVVMAYDRYMAICRPLHYTTVMRPAFCVLLVAISWVITNLHALLHTLLMVQLSFCADNTIPHFFCDPYPLRKLSCSNTYISDLMVFTVGGMVFVIPFACIAISYVFIFSNVMKIPSTQGMQKALSTCGSHLTVVSLFYGAIMGIYLRPSSSYSAVDTVATVIFTVVTPMLNPFIYSLRNQDMKIALRRLILPKVTMQLP; via the coding sequence ATGGACAAAGGAAACCAAACCATTGTCTCTGAATTCCTTCTCCTGGGGCTCTCCAGCCAGCCAGAACAGCAGCGAATTCTCTTCTGgctatttctgtgtgtgtatcttaTCATTCTTATTGGGAACATGCTCATCATGTTAGCCATTGGCTTAGACGCCCGACTCCACTCACCCATGTACGTCTTCCTGGCCAACCTCTCTTTTGTTGACATTTGCTTTTCATCAGTTACAATCCCCAAGATGCTGGTAAACCACATAATGAGAAGTAACTCTATTTCTTATCTGGAGTGCATGATGCAGATGTATTTCTTTATTACTTTTGCAAATATGGATGGGTTTCTTCTGGTGGTAATGGCTTATGACCGCTACATGGCCATTTGTCGCCCACTTCACTACACCACAGTCATGCGCCCTGCCTTTTGTGTCCTTCTGGTGGCCATATCCTGGGTCATCACTAATTTGCATGCCCTCTTGCACACCCTACTCATGGTTCAATTGTCATTCTGTGCTGACAATACTATTCCCCACTTCTTCTGTGACCCCTATCCACTTCGAAAGCTCTCCTGTTCAAACACTTACATCAGTGATTTGATGGTGTTCACTGTTGGTGGGATGGTGTTTGTCATTCCATTTGCATGCATTGCAATCTCTTATGTCTTCATATTCTCCAATGTGATGAAGATCCCCTCTACCCAAGGAATGCAGAAAGCCCTGTCCACATGTGGTTCTCACCTCACTGTGGTTTCTCTCTTCTATGGGGCCATAATGGGGATCTACCTGCGCCCCTCATCCTCATACTCAGCTGTGGACACAGTGGCCACAGTTATCTTTACTGTGGTTACCCCCATGCTTAACCCCTTTATCTATAGCCTGAGAAATCAGGACATGAAGATAGCTCTGCGGAGACTGATTCTGCCAAAAGTGACTATGCAATTGCCTTAG